In [Mycobacterium] stephanolepidis, the genomic window GGCTGGGGGAAGCACTGCTGCCCGTTCCATCCTGATGGCTGGTTGAACGGGCAGACCGGAATCGGATCGGCGTTCGCCACCGGTGCCCAGCACAGCGCCAATGCCAGACCAATCAGACCGAACACTGCTTTCTGACGCACGAAGTCAATTCTATTGGCATAGCCTTTTCCCATGGCTGAGAGCGGCAAAGTAGGGCCTGCGGGCAAGGAATCGTTGTGGGCGAGGTGGCGCGGTCGCGTGTTCGCGGTCATCGCGTTGGTGCTCACCTTGGTTGCCGTGTACTTCGCACTGTCGGCCTTTATCCCGCGATGGTGGGCACAACGCATCGCCGATATGTCCGGTCACGGCAGTTTCACCAAGGGGATCGGCAGCGGGCTCACGCTCGGTCTGTTGTGCACCGGAATACCGCTGTTGCTGGCGCTGTGGGCATTTTTGATGCGGGGTCGCCGTGGCGGGACGTTCTTCGCCGGCGTGCTGACGCTGCTCGCCGTCATTGTCGCGGTGCCCAACCTGATGACGCTGACGATCGTGTTCGGCACCAGCAATTCCGCGCATGCCGGTGAGC contains:
- a CDS encoding permease, encoding MAESGKVGPAGKESLWARWRGRVFAVIALVLTLVAVYFALSAFIPRWWAQRIADMSGHGSFTKGIGSGLTLGLLCTGIPLLLALWAFLMRGRRGGTFFAGVLTLLAVIVAVPNLMTLTIVFGTSNSAHAGERVLDVEAPGFRGASAIGATVALLIFLLVTFFVVRKWRRRVKVEKQQVREAAAAAESPAAE